The following are encoded in a window of Anoplopoma fimbria isolate UVic2021 breed Golden Eagle Sablefish chromosome 3, Afim_UVic_2022, whole genome shotgun sequence genomic DNA:
- the LOC129089294 gene encoding G-protein coupled receptor 55 — translation MTSNCSFESVDNVMRYLELVIYIPIFLFGSVLNVAALLVFCVFLRKWTESTIYMTNLALMDLLLLFPLPFKMHATNHCWHANLQLLCSALESLYFGGIYGSIFTIMCIAVDRWVAICHPFKAKQLRSPKVALGTCIGVWVMVLAAVCSTTYRFRDTSHKEFRCFHKFSEEGWRPPMIICVLVFGFLVPALVVVFCSVQTIRALKQSGQHSLQSRSCVKIIYSSLSAFLLPFTPSHLGILLQFLVHQGMIQDSGSRAGISLFIQTAMCLSNISCCLDALCYYFIAHEVRSPKHTFRISMISQRKATFSTSEV, via the exons ATGACCAGCAACTGTTCGTTCGAAAGCGTGGACAACGTGATGAGATATTTGGAGCTGGTCATCTACATCCCCATCTTCCTCTTTGGTTCGGTTCTCAATGTTGCAGCGCTCTTAGTGTTCTGCGTCTTTCTGCGGAAATGGACAGAGTCAACTATCTACATGACCAACTTGGCTCTGATggacctgctcctcctctttcctcttcccttCAAAATGCACGCCACCAACCACTGCTGGCATGCCAACCTCCAACTTCTCTGTTCGGCTTTGGAAAGCCTGTATTTTGGTGGGATATATGGCAGCATCTTCACCATCATGTGTATAGCTGTGGACCGATGGGTGGCTATCTGCCACCCGTTCAAAGCCAAGCAACTGCGTTCACCCAAAGTGGCTCTGGGGACCTGCATCGGGGTCTGGGTGATGGTGCTGGCAGCGGTCTGTTCAACCACCTATCGCTTCAGGGATACCAGCCACAAGGAATTCCGCTGCTTCCACAAGTTTTCAGAGGAAGGCTGGAGGCCTCCGATGATCATCTGCGTGCTGGTGTTTGGGTTCCTGGTGCCTGCGTTGGTGGTGGTTTTCTGTTCGGTCCAGACAATCCGGGCGCTTAAGCAGTCTGGCCAGCACAGCCTCCAGAGCCGCTCCTGTGTGAAGATCATCTACAGCAGTCTGAGTGCCTTCCTGCTTCCTTTCACCCCAAGCCACCTGGGCATCCTTCTGCAGTTCCTG GTACATCAAGGAATGATTCAAGACAGCGGCAGCAGGGCCGGGATCAGCCTGTTCATACAGACAGCTATGTGCCTGTCCAACATCTCCTGCTGTCTGGACGCTCTGTGCTACTACTTCATCGCTCATGAAGTGAGGAGCCCCAAACATACCTTCAGGATATCAATGATCAGCCAAAGAAAAGCCACCTTCAGCACTTCAGAGGTCTGA
- the itm2cb gene encoding integral membrane protein 2Cb isoform X1 — translation MVKITFQTVSAQKPEKEIDEDKIIIPQAHGQLVLPVRHKKPFPTGLCCLTFGLVVFMSGLVLASIYAYRYYFIPQQIPEDSLFHCRVVYEDSVYAPLRGRHELEENVGIYLDDNYEQISVPVPHFGGSDPADIIHDFQRGLTAYYDIALDKCYITELNTTLVMPPRNLWELLVNVKRGTYLPQTYIIQEEMTVTGRVRNMRQLGPFIHRLCYGKETYRLRRRNQHRRIERRETKRCHSIRHFENTFVVETVICNRF, via the exons ATGGTGAAGATCACTTTCCAGACAGTTTCGGCGCAGAAGCCTGAAAAAGAGATCGATGAAGACAAGATCATCATACCTCAGGCTCAC GGGCAGCTGGTTCTTCCTGTCAGGCACAAAAAGCCTTTTCCAACCGGCCTCTGCTGCCTCACCTTTGGTCTGGTGGTTTTCATGTCAGGACTGGTGCTGGCCTCCATCTACGCCTATCGCTACTACTTTATACCTCAG CAGATCCCAGAAGACAGCTTGTTCCACTGCCGGGTTGTCTACGAGGACTCTGTGTATGCTCCTCTGAGGGGCCGACACGAACTCGAGGAGAACGTTGGCATTTACCTTGACGATAACTACGAGCAGATCAGTGTACCCGTGCCACACTTTGGAGGCAGTGACCCCGCTGATATCATCCACGACTTTCAGAGG GGTCTCACAGCTTATTATGACATTGCTTTGGACAAATGCTACATCACTGAGCTGAACACAACCTTGGTGATGCCTCCACGGAACCTGTGGGAGCTGCTCGTCAATGTCAAG AGAGGGACGTACCTTCCTCAGACTTACATCATCCAGGAGGAGATGACGGTGACAGGGAGGGTGAGAAACATGAGGCAGCTGGGCCCGTTCATCCACAGACTCTGCTACGGCAAAGAAACCTACCGCCTCAGACGCCGCAATCAGCACAGAC GTATTGAGAGGCGCGAGACAAAAAGATGCCACAGCATTCGTCACTTCGAGAACACGTTTGTGGTTGAGACCGTCATCTGCAACAGGTTCTAA
- the LOC129089020 gene encoding transcription cofactor HES-6-like, which produces MAPIRNNTDDTDRGDDCSGFRADRKMRKPLVEKKRRARINESLQELRALMADADLQSKMENAEVLEMTVKRVESVLLDRAQEGEALNREACERFAAGYIQCMHDVHTFVSSCPGVDPTVASELLNHLLESMPLNDEDRLRAMLPDTLAEGPGHNSTWSLSESMDTALVSPAPSTSSSDDLCSDLDETYSEQSHASSSEEADCQDVLPSLAYSKSMWRPW; this is translated from the exons ATGGCCCCCATCCGTAACAACACAGACGACACGGACAGAGGTGATGACTGCAGCGGATTCAGGGCTGACAGAAAG aTGAGGAAACCTCTGGtggagaagaaaaggagggcTCGCATCAATGAAAGTTTACAAGAACTCAGAGCTCTCATGGCGGATGCAGAC TTACAATCAAAGATGGAGAATGCCGAAGTGCTGGAGATGACAGTGAAACGGGTGGAGAGCGTCCTCCTGGACCGGGCTCAAG AGGGGGAGGCCCTGAACAGGGAGGCGTGTGAGCGGTTTGCTGCAGGCTACATCCAGTGTATGCATGACGTGCACACGTTTGTGTCCAGCTGCCCGGGTGTAGACCCAACGGTAGCTTCGGAGCTGTTGAACCACCTCCTGGAGAGCATGCCCCTGAACGACGAGGACCGCCTCCGGGCGATGCTGCCGGACACGCTGGCAGAGGGCCCCGGCCATAACAGCACTTGGTCCCTGTCCGAGAGCATGGACACGGCCCTGGTGTCCCCggccccctccacctcctccagcgACGACCTCTGCTCCGACCTGGATGAGACCTACTCAGAGCAGAGTCACGCTTCCTCTTCAGAGGAGGCTGACTGCCAGGACGTGTTGCCTTCCTTGGCTTACTCCAAGTCAATGTGGAGACCCTGGtag
- the itm2cb gene encoding integral membrane protein 2Cb isoform X2 — MVKITFQTVSAQKPEKEIDEDKIIIPQAHGQLVLPVRHKKPFPTGLCCLTFGLVVFMSGLVLASIYAYRYYFIPQIPEDSLFHCRVVYEDSVYAPLRGRHELEENVGIYLDDNYEQISVPVPHFGGSDPADIIHDFQRGLTAYYDIALDKCYITELNTTLVMPPRNLWELLVNVKRGTYLPQTYIIQEEMTVTGRVRNMRQLGPFIHRLCYGKETYRLRRRNQHRRIERRETKRCHSIRHFENTFVVETVICNRF; from the exons ATGGTGAAGATCACTTTCCAGACAGTTTCGGCGCAGAAGCCTGAAAAAGAGATCGATGAAGACAAGATCATCATACCTCAGGCTCAC GGGCAGCTGGTTCTTCCTGTCAGGCACAAAAAGCCTTTTCCAACCGGCCTCTGCTGCCTCACCTTTGGTCTGGTGGTTTTCATGTCAGGACTGGTGCTGGCCTCCATCTACGCCTATCGCTACTACTTTATACCTCAG ATCCCAGAAGACAGCTTGTTCCACTGCCGGGTTGTCTACGAGGACTCTGTGTATGCTCCTCTGAGGGGCCGACACGAACTCGAGGAGAACGTTGGCATTTACCTTGACGATAACTACGAGCAGATCAGTGTACCCGTGCCACACTTTGGAGGCAGTGACCCCGCTGATATCATCCACGACTTTCAGAGG GGTCTCACAGCTTATTATGACATTGCTTTGGACAAATGCTACATCACTGAGCTGAACACAACCTTGGTGATGCCTCCACGGAACCTGTGGGAGCTGCTCGTCAATGTCAAG AGAGGGACGTACCTTCCTCAGACTTACATCATCCAGGAGGAGATGACGGTGACAGGGAGGGTGAGAAACATGAGGCAGCTGGGCCCGTTCATCCACAGACTCTGCTACGGCAAAGAAACCTACCGCCTCAGACGCCGCAATCAGCACAGAC GTATTGAGAGGCGCGAGACAAAAAGATGCCACAGCATTCGTCACTTCGAGAACACGTTTGTGGTTGAGACCGTCATCTGCAACAGGTTCTAA